The following are encoded in a window of Numida meleagris isolate 19003 breed g44 Domestic line chromosome 13, NumMel1.0, whole genome shotgun sequence genomic DNA:
- the CYTH3 gene encoding cytohesin-3 isoform X4 has protein sequence MTEIDNLTSVEESKTTQRNKQIAMGRKKFNMDPKKGIQFLIENDLLQNTAEDIAQFLYKGEGLNKTVIGDYLGERDEFNIKVLQAFVELHEFADLNLVQALRQFLWSFRLPGEAQKIDRMMEAFASRYCLCNPGVFQSTDTCYVLSFAIIMLNTSLHNHNVRDKPTVERFISMNRGINEGGDLPEELLRNLYESIKNEPFKIPEDDGNDLTHTFFNPDREGWLLKLGGRVKTWKRRWFILTDNCLYYFEYTTDKEPRGIIPLENLSIREVEDPRKPNCFELYNPSHKGQVIKACKTEADGRVVEGNHVVYRISAPTPEEKEEWIKSIKASISRDPFYDMLATRKRRIANKK, from the exons GGAATACAGTTTCTGATAGAAAATGACCTCCTGCAGAACACTGCAGAAGACATTGCACAGTTCCTTTACAAAGGAGAAGGATTAAATAAAACGGTAATTGGCGATTACCTCGGTGAAAG agatgaatttaatattaaagttCTTCAGGCTTTTGTTGAACTCCATGAGTTTGCTGATCTCAATCTTGTACAAGCCTTACG gcAGTTTCTGTGGAGCTTCAGACTCCCAGGAGAGGCTCAGAAAATTGATCGTATGATGGAAGCTTTTGCTTCACGCTATTGCCTTTGTAACCCAGGTGTCTTTCAGTCTACAG ATACATGCTATGTGCTGTCATTTGCGATCATTATGTTAAATACCAGTCTACACAACCACAACGTAAGAGATAAACCAACAGTAGAGAGGTTTATTTCTATGAACCGTGGAATTAATGAAGGTGGAGACCTTCCAGAAGAATTGCTACGG AATTTATATGAAAGTATTAAGAATGAGCCATTTAAAATTCCAGAGGATGATGGAAATGACCTAACGCATACATTTTTTAATCCAGATAGAGAAGGCTGGCTGCTGAAATTAG GGGGAAGAGTAAAAACGTGGAAACGAAGGTGGTTTATTTTGACTGATAATTGCCTGTATTACTTTGAATACACAACT GACAAAGAACCTAGAGGGATTATTCCATTAGAAAATCTTAGCATAAGAGAAGTTGAAGACCCTAGGAAACCA aactgctttgAGCTCTATAACCCCAGTCATAAAGGCCAAGTGATTAAAGCCTGTAAAACCGAAGCTGATGGCAGAGTGGTGGAAGGCAACCACGTAGTGTATAGAATATCTGCTCCCAccccagaagaaaaagaagagtggATTAAGTCTATCAA AGCAAGTATCAGCAGGGATCCCTTTTACGATATGCTGGCAACAAGGAAACGAAGAATCGCAAACAAGAAATAG